From one SAR324 cluster bacterium genomic stretch:
- the rfbG gene encoding CDP-glucose 4,6-dehydratase: protein MSISSFKSTYHGKKVLVTGNTGFKGSWLTAWLLHMGAHVYGLSNGIPTNPSHFEVAHLRDHIQYLQVDICDAVQVENAILEIKPDFVFHLAAQPLVRLSYQEPLLTLHTNMMGTAHILEGLRKLNSLCYAVMITSDKCYDNVEWTWGYRETDPVGGKDPYSASKGGAELVIRTYAKSYFAQKDSCVKIVVGRAGNVIGGGDWALDRVVPDSMVAWACGENVSIRKPQATRPWQHVLEPLSGYLVLGEKLFENPDLNGEAFNLGPHANQNHTVKELIEEMQKHWSNVHWTDVSNETKPIYEAGLLKLCCDKALHYLDWQPTLKFDETAKLTVEWYRQYYEHPTQNMLPFTMAQISQYIALAHSRGISWAI, encoded by the coding sequence ATGAGTATTTCTTCATTCAAATCAACGTATCACGGAAAAAAAGTACTGGTCACCGGGAACACGGGTTTTAAAGGTTCATGGCTGACCGCATGGCTGCTGCACATGGGCGCTCATGTCTATGGATTATCCAATGGAATACCCACGAATCCCTCTCATTTTGAGGTCGCTCATTTAAGAGATCATATTCAATATTTGCAGGTTGATATCTGTGATGCGGTACAAGTTGAAAATGCCATTCTGGAAATTAAACCTGATTTCGTATTTCATTTAGCCGCGCAACCTCTGGTAAGGCTGTCTTATCAAGAACCGCTACTGACTCTCCATACGAATATGATGGGAACAGCGCACATTCTGGAAGGACTAAGAAAATTGAATTCGTTGTGTTATGCGGTAATGATAACCAGTGATAAATGTTATGACAATGTGGAATGGACTTGGGGTTATCGTGAAACTGATCCGGTTGGTGGAAAAGACCCTTATAGCGCCTCTAAAGGTGGTGCGGAACTAGTGATTAGGACATATGCAAAATCATATTTTGCGCAAAAGGATAGTTGCGTTAAAATAGTTGTCGGAAGAGCTGGAAATGTGATTGGTGGCGGCGATTGGGCTTTGGATAGAGTAGTGCCGGATAGCATGGTGGCTTGGGCTTGTGGAGAGAATGTGTCGATTCGTAAACCTCAAGCCACCCGGCCCTGGCAGCATGTTTTGGAACCTTTGAGCGGTTATCTGGTTCTTGGTGAGAAATTGTTTGAAAACCCTGACTTGAATGGAGAAGCCTTTAATTTGGGACCACACGCAAATCAGAATCATACCGTTAAAGAGTTAATTGAAGAAATGCAAAAACACTGGAGTAATGTTCATTGGACAGATGTCTCCAATGAAACAAAACCCATTTATGAAGCTGGTTTGCTAAAATTATGTTGTGATAAGGCGCTTCATTATTTGGACTGGCAACCCACTTTGAAATTTGATGAAACGGCAAAGTTGACGGTGGAATGGTATCGACAATATTATGAACATCCCACACAAAATATGCTCCCCTTTACTATGGCACAGATAAGCCAATATATTGCTTTGGCGCATTCCAGAGGGATTTCATGGGCAATATGA
- a CDS encoding glycosyltransferase family 4 protein: MRPLLKKMCKPLNPFLKYSFFEYYIVSLKKLFLTENADGLIVINGGYPSSDSCRAASIAWGISGKKYSIHNFHNMATPSSWWNTALENEIDRLVLNYSAAIISVSRVCAESIQIRPAIKDNPKVTYIYNGIESPTSTANSLSLRHELKLSENELICLMLSTYEPRKGHDFLLQAFQQVIQQVPSARLVICGDGFPAEISRVKSLVTQYCLNQSVFLMGFRKEIHPLLKDADILTVPSQSFESFGLTSVEAMSCKVPVVATNIGGIPEVVANDDGGYCVQHNDVNGFAQAMIRLLKNPDLRREQGQKGFERYQKLFTAERMASEYAALLRNSAMSRGDGSI; the protein is encoded by the coding sequence ATGCGTCCTTTGTTAAAAAAGATGTGTAAACCTTTGAATCCTTTTTTGAAATATTCTTTTTTTGAATATTACATAGTTTCTCTCAAAAAACTGTTCCTGACAGAAAATGCTGACGGCCTGATTGTTATAAATGGAGGATATCCGTCCTCAGATTCATGCCGTGCTGCCAGTATTGCGTGGGGGATCTCCGGGAAAAAATACTCAATCCATAATTTCCATAATATGGCCACGCCCTCTTCCTGGTGGAATACAGCCCTGGAAAATGAGATTGATCGGTTAGTTTTAAACTATTCTGCGGCCATAATTTCAGTATCCCGTGTCTGTGCCGAGTCCATCCAGATTCGTCCTGCGATAAAGGATAATCCCAAGGTAACTTATATTTATAATGGAATTGAGTCCCCCACTTCTACAGCAAATTCTTTGTCATTAAGACACGAACTGAAACTGTCTGAAAACGAATTGATCTGTCTCATGTTGAGCACCTATGAACCCCGCAAAGGACATGATTTTTTGTTGCAAGCTTTTCAGCAAGTTATTCAGCAAGTTCCATCTGCCCGTTTAGTGATATGTGGTGATGGGTTTCCCGCTGAAATTTCCAGAGTCAAATCCCTTGTGACTCAATATTGCCTGAACCAGTCTGTTTTTTTAATGGGATTTCGTAAGGAGATCCACCCCCTGCTAAAGGATGCGGATATATTGACTGTTCCCTCCCAGTCATTTGAATCTTTTGGGCTAACGAGTGTGGAGGCCATGTCGTGCAAAGTCCCAGTGGTTGCCACCAATATTGGAGGAATTCCTGAAGTTGTCGCCAATGATGACGGGGGATATTGTGTGCAGCACAATGATGTGAATGGATTTGCCCAAGCCATGATTCGCTTGCTCAAAAATCCGGATTTACGCCGAGAACAAGGGCAAAAGGGATTTGAAAGATACCAAAAATTATTCACAGCAGAACGAATGGCCTCAGAATATGCCGCACTGCTCAGGAATAGTGCGATGAGTCGGGGTGATGGTTCCATTTAA
- a CDS encoding NAD(P)-dependent oxidoreductase, giving the protein MRILVIGAAGYLGAKLSDLLISQGHEVIALMRTIPKNAEAWTQRMTRIIEGDVRHESTWDTLQEESIDAAVYLISLNHKQSEGNIGEVIDVNVTSMWRALSWLNKNNLKQFIYLSTQQVYGILPPVCIDETFPLSPQNNYALTHIMCEEICYLFNNRKPVHCVNVRVSNGFGAPVFMENDCWWLAINNMCELAIKDGAIQLLSDGTPQRDFIHIDDICRGISMLLAVEKSYSHTHTYNLGSGQTLTILQLAHRVANCFQQKFGRQIPVLLPGGVQSQSDHHHDSIPKFEYQVQKLKALGFSPQKTLEQGILDVMDYLVRHKTL; this is encoded by the coding sequence GTGAGAATTCTGGTTATTGGCGCGGCAGGTTATCTTGGTGCAAAACTTTCTGATCTGTTAATCAGCCAAGGGCATGAAGTAATTGCCTTAATGCGTACAATCCCAAAAAATGCGGAGGCATGGACTCAACGCATGACCCGAATTATTGAAGGTGATGTCCGCCACGAATCAACCTGGGATACCTTGCAGGAAGAATCCATTGATGCCGCTGTGTATCTGATATCACTGAATCACAAACAGTCGGAAGGAAATATTGGTGAAGTGATTGATGTCAATGTGACGTCGATGTGGCGTGCGTTGTCATGGTTGAATAAAAACAACTTAAAGCAGTTTATTTATTTATCTACTCAGCAAGTTTACGGAATATTACCTCCAGTCTGTATTGATGAAACATTTCCGTTGTCACCTCAAAACAACTATGCTTTGACACACATCATGTGTGAAGAGATTTGTTATTTATTTAACAATCGGAAGCCTGTTCATTGCGTCAATGTGCGGGTGTCCAATGGCTTTGGCGCACCAGTGTTCATGGAGAATGATTGCTGGTGGTTGGCGATCAACAATATGTGTGAACTGGCGATCAAGGACGGCGCCATTCAGCTTTTATCTGATGGAACACCTCAGCGGGATTTTATTCACATCGATGACATTTGTCGTGGAATTTCAATGTTATTGGCAGTAGAAAAATCTTATTCTCATACCCACACATATAATCTGGGTAGTGGGCAAACCCTTACCATATTACAATTGGCCCACCGGGTAGCAAATTGTTTTCAGCAGAAATTTGGAAGACAGATTCCTGTATTACTCCCTGGAGGCGTTCAATCCCAATCGGATCATCATCATGATTCAATTCCGAAATTTGAGTATCAGGTTCAAAAACTCAAGGCTCTTGGTTTTTCTCCACAAAAAACCTTAGAACAAGGTATTTTGGATGTTATGGATTATTTAGTGAGGCATAAAACATTATGA
- the rfbF gene encoding glucose-1-phosphate cytidylyltransferase — translation MKVVILAGGFGTRLSEYTDIKPKPMVEIGGHPILWHIMNIYAHYGFKDFIVALGYKGQTIKEFFLNYYALNSSFTIELGKGQIQYHDVHPCDWRVTLVDTGMDSMTGGRLKRLKEYLGNETFMLTYGDGVADVDLKQLLAFHQSHGKIATMTAVHPKARYGELEIQDGIVREFKEKPQFKQSWINGGFMVMEPAFLELIDGDNTILEKEPMERLTLEEELMAFHHKGFWQCMDTLRDMKYLNELWDSGTAPWHIWT, via the coding sequence ATGAAAGTAGTTATTTTGGCAGGCGGTTTTGGCACACGTTTATCGGAATACACGGATATTAAACCCAAACCGATGGTTGAAATCGGCGGTCACCCGATTCTGTGGCATATCATGAATATCTATGCGCATTATGGATTTAAAGATTTCATAGTGGCCTTAGGTTACAAAGGTCAGACAATAAAAGAGTTTTTTCTGAATTATTATGCGCTGAACTCAAGTTTTACTATTGAATTGGGCAAAGGTCAGATTCAATATCATGATGTCCATCCGTGTGATTGGAGAGTGACCCTGGTGGATACGGGAATGGATTCCATGACGGGAGGAAGATTAAAACGTCTAAAGGAATATCTGGGGAATGAGACTTTCATGCTGACTTATGGCGACGGTGTAGCGGATGTTGATTTGAAACAACTGTTAGCGTTTCATCAAAGTCATGGAAAAATCGCGACCATGACAGCCGTTCATCCCAAAGCAAGATATGGAGAGCTTGAAATTCAAGATGGAATCGTCAGGGAATTTAAAGAAAAACCTCAGTTTAAGCAAAGCTGGATTAATGGTGGATTCATGGTGATGGAACCTGCGTTTCTGGAGTTGATTGATGGCGATAACACCATTCTGGAAAAAGAACCCATGGAAAGATTGACTCTTGAAGAAGAACTGATGGCTTTTCATCATAAAGGATTTTGGCAGTGTATGGATACTCTTAGGGATATGAAATATCTCAATGAATTATGGGATTCAGGAACAGCACCTTGGCATATCTGGACATAA
- a CDS encoding 4'-phosphopantetheinyl transferase superfamily protein, translating to MYASLAKAGFSIPSFDQIKTVQELLTALKLDSFSSNNSPNHASVRQAFPQKIIKPVSDSAALDTIWEQYSLQMGTLSIGMDLEMIHNFPNAVDFRTESFYQLNFSSQEISYCILQKHPVQSFAGKFASKEAILKADNSYRGMPFSQISIMNSPDGKPFFPGFLISITHTEEYAAAIAVKIS from the coding sequence ATGTATGCGTCCCTGGCTAAAGCAGGTTTTAGTATCCCGTCATTTGATCAGATAAAAACTGTTCAGGAACTGTTGACTGCGTTAAAACTTGATTCCTTCAGTTCGAATAACAGTCCTAATCATGCCTCTGTGAGGCAGGCATTTCCCCAAAAAATAATAAAACCTGTTTCAGACTCAGCAGCGCTGGACACTATCTGGGAGCAATATTCTCTCCAAATGGGGACTCTCTCCATTGGGATGGATCTTGAGATGATTCATAATTTCCCTAACGCAGTGGATTTTAGAACGGAATCTTTTTATCAACTGAATTTTTCCTCTCAAGAGATTTCTTATTGTATTCTCCAAAAACATCCTGTGCAGAGCTTTGCTGGTAAATTCGCTTCAAAAGAAGCTATCCTCAAAGCAGATAATTCTTATCGTGGGATGCCTTTTTCTCAAATCTCCATTATGAACTCACCGGATGGAAAACCTTTTTTTCCGGGATTTTTGATTTCTATTACCCATACAGAAGAATATGCGGCAGCAATCGCCGTTAAAATCAGCTAG
- a CDS encoding clan AA aspartic protease → MGHVFAKIELSNPRHPEDMPLQVNALVDTGALMLCIPEHVALQLNLETESTREVSVADGRSLKVPYVGPIKIVFQKRFCYVGALVLGDEVLLGAVPMEDMDLVVHPGRRIVSVNPESPNIPHARVKGVGSDSQ, encoded by the coding sequence ATGGGACACGTCTTCGCAAAAATTGAACTCAGCAACCCCCGACACCCTGAAGACATGCCTCTTCAGGTAAATGCACTCGTTGATACAGGCGCTCTAATGTTATGTATTCCTGAACATGTTGCGCTACAACTTAATCTGGAAACAGAATCAACACGTGAGGTATCGGTTGCCGATGGGCGTAGTCTGAAAGTTCCTTATGTTGGTCCCATTAAAATAGTGTTTCAAAAACGATTCTGTTATGTTGGCGCTTTAGTCCTTGGCGACGAAGTTTTGCTGGGCGCTGTACCCATGGAAGATATGGATTTAGTGGTCCATCCCGGACGCAGAATTGTTAGTGTAAATCCTGAAAGCCCCAATATTCCTCATGCAAGAGTAAAGGGAGTGGGTTCCGATTCGCAATAA
- a CDS encoding dTDP-4-dehydrorhamnose 3,5-epimerase family protein, translating into MIAGIKVTPLKIIPLAAGNILHAMKKEDPGFDGFGEAYFSLVKSGEIKAWKRHHQMTLNLVVPVGAIKFVLYDDRPDSPSTRSFFSIHLSRSNYHRLTVPPMIWMGFQGVGPEENLLLNIANLPHDPVEADRQDIHFFPYAW; encoded by the coding sequence ATGATCGCAGGCATAAAAGTGACGCCTTTAAAAATTATTCCATTGGCTGCTGGAAATATTTTGCATGCCATGAAAAAAGAAGATCCTGGCTTTGACGGTTTTGGAGAAGCTTATTTTTCGCTGGTTAAATCAGGAGAAATTAAGGCATGGAAACGCCATCATCAAATGACACTCAATCTTGTGGTTCCCGTAGGTGCAATTAAGTTCGTGTTATATGATGACAGGCCAGATTCACCTTCAACGAGATCATTTTTTTCTATCCATTTATCTCGCTCCAATTATCATCGATTGACTGTTCCACCAATGATATGGATGGGGTTTCAGGGGGTTGGGCCAGAAGAAAATCTCCTGCTGAACATTGCTAATCTTCCACATGATCCTGTCGAGGCTGATCGTCAGGATATCCACTTTTTTCCCTATGCATGGTGA
- a CDS encoding pyruvate dehydrogenase translates to MTDITQLKEIDSGIWEKAILIRRVEETFLDLFSQGKLNGTVHTCIGQEFSALAFCNSLIKGDTVFSNHRCHGHYLAYTHDVEGLIAELMGKSTGTCGGIGSSQHLCKNNFYSNGIQGGIVPVAAGMALSHKLLKNGNIGMVFIGDGTLGEGVLYETMNIISKWNIPLLIVCENNFYAQSTPQSINLAGSILSRPDAFGIKTFHSNTREVARIFHEAHAAIDYVRHENKPAFCLIDTYRLKAHSKGDDDRDPAEIKKYEALDPIHQYAQNFMEQYQQILQDTNQRISSIIDRMTEEKELAFEKYYQPAYCYSSSKWDTVLDIDRRQIELINEFFYNKMQEDSRLIFMGEDVLSPYGGAFKVARDLSMKYPDQVLSTPISEAAITGIANGLALGGMKPFVEIMFGDFITLALDQIINHASKFYHMYNHQVSCPVVIRTPMGGRRGYGPTHSQTLDKFLVGIDNVSVIALNTLINPKDIYENVYQSQHPVIVLENKVDYGRKLIRKNIKNYKIEKNRDPFPCIRVSPVKSLPTVTLITYGGMLEQVIEQLEHIFIETDFLPELWGLTQIHPLNLTPVLESVKATKCVLVLEEGSGFAGIGSEIIASIAEQMPEAILYKRISALPVPIPSAKGLENRVLPTHEWIIQTLQEMKS, encoded by the coding sequence ATGACTGATATTACGCAACTCAAAGAAATTGATTCCGGGATTTGGGAAAAAGCCATTTTAATTCGCAGAGTCGAAGAGACTTTTCTGGATTTATTTTCTCAAGGGAAATTAAACGGAACGGTGCATACCTGCATTGGACAGGAATTTTCCGCGCTTGCTTTTTGCAATTCCTTGATAAAAGGGGATACGGTTTTTTCCAATCATCGATGTCATGGCCATTATTTAGCGTACACTCATGATGTTGAAGGTCTGATTGCGGAGCTGATGGGCAAATCGACAGGCACCTGTGGTGGAATTGGCAGTAGTCAGCATTTATGCAAAAATAATTTTTATTCCAATGGCATTCAGGGGGGGATTGTGCCTGTCGCCGCAGGCATGGCCTTGTCCCATAAGCTACTGAAAAATGGAAATATTGGAATGGTTTTCATTGGGGATGGAACATTGGGAGAGGGGGTCCTCTACGAAACCATGAATATTATATCAAAGTGGAATATTCCACTGTTGATTGTGTGCGAAAATAACTTCTATGCTCAATCTACGCCTCAATCTATAAATCTTGCAGGAAGTATTCTCAGCAGACCAGATGCCTTCGGGATTAAAACATTTCATAGCAACACCCGGGAGGTTGCCCGGATATTTCATGAAGCTCATGCTGCGATAGATTATGTGCGGCATGAGAACAAACCCGCTTTTTGTTTGATTGATACTTATCGTCTGAAAGCTCATTCGAAGGGCGACGATGATCGGGACCCCGCTGAAATAAAAAAATATGAGGCACTGGATCCAATTCATCAATATGCGCAAAATTTTATGGAACAATACCAGCAGATCCTTCAAGATACGAATCAACGTATCAGCAGCATTATTGATCGCATGACTGAGGAAAAGGAACTCGCCTTTGAAAAATATTATCAACCCGCATATTGTTATTCCAGTTCAAAATGGGACACTGTACTGGATATTGATCGTCGACAGATTGAATTAATTAATGAATTTTTTTACAATAAAATGCAGGAGGATTCTCGCCTTATTTTTATGGGCGAGGATGTTTTATCTCCTTATGGAGGAGCATTCAAGGTGGCGAGGGATTTATCCATGAAATATCCCGATCAGGTGCTTTCAACCCCCATCAGTGAAGCTGCCATTACTGGAATAGCAAATGGTTTGGCCTTGGGAGGCATGAAGCCTTTTGTGGAAATTATGTTTGGTGATTTTATCACTTTGGCTCTGGACCAGATCATCAATCATGCGTCCAAATTCTATCACATGTATAACCACCAGGTTTCCTGCCCAGTCGTCATTCGAACTCCTATGGGAGGGCGACGAGGCTATGGTCCCACCCATTCTCAGACTCTTGATAAATTTCTGGTGGGTATTGATAACGTTTCTGTGATTGCCTTGAACACCTTGATCAATCCCAAAGATATTTATGAAAATGTCTATCAAAGTCAACATCCTGTCATTGTGCTGGAGAACAAGGTGGATTATGGCCGAAAACTGATTCGGAAAAATATTAAAAATTATAAAATTGAAAAAAATCGTGATCCATTTCCTTGTATTCGTGTTTCTCCTGTAAAATCTCTTCCAACTGTGACCCTGATCACCTATGGCGGTATGCTGGAGCAGGTTATAGAACAACTGGAGCATATCTTTATTGAAACAGATTTTCTGCCTGAATTGTGGGGCCTAACCCAAATTCATCCGTTAAATCTCACACCTGTTCTGGAATCTGTAAAGGCCACAAAATGTGTGTTGGTTCTTGAAGAAGGTAGTGGCTTTGCTGGAATAGGGAGTGAAATCATTGCCTCTATCGCAGAACAAATGCCGGAGGCTATTTTATATAAAAGAATTTCTGCCCTGCCTGTGCCAATTCCTTCTGCAAAAGGACTTGAAAACAGGGTTCTCCCAACTCATGAATGGATTATTCAAACACTTCAGGAGATGAAATCATGA
- a CDS encoding 2-oxo acid dehydrogenase subunit E2, whose amino-acid sequence MKVLQEIIIPQETVNDEFATIIKLYFPNGQKIKQGDTLVDFESSKAVVSIVAEQDGYITYDCQEGEEVPIGKVVAKITDTSDVAQLIDNQTQDVSQHSEIRTIFSKEAQHLVQQHKLRSELFNGQAFVSRKDVEKNLGLSPTVPVKIQKELPKALNVDLSRVELKKVTASKRTEINWLSSVQSANLNSVLYITVETEGIFDFTKNSLLYLKESLLPLISYESSRLLLKYRELNAFFVDDQIAYYKEIHLGIAVDLEDGLKVLTIPHADQKNLLALEEEIFNQVNKYIDQKLEATDITGSTFTITDLSADGVSFFSPLINKDQSAILGIASIDTKLNQCVLSLVFDHRVTTGKQVSNFLSQLKTRLESYRYTPNNDLIQNQTPPIPLHQIQCCRCMKGLEEDAAMDGPGMIKLFDHQGKEKFICWVCLNGSNL is encoded by the coding sequence ATGAAGGTTCTACAGGAAATAATCATTCCACAGGAAACAGTGAATGATGAGTTCGCAACAATCATTAAGTTGTATTTCCCTAATGGACAAAAAATAAAACAAGGGGATACACTGGTAGATTTTGAATCGTCGAAAGCTGTGGTTTCCATTGTCGCTGAACAGGATGGCTATATAACTTATGATTGTCAGGAAGGTGAAGAAGTTCCAATTGGGAAAGTTGTAGCAAAAATTACGGATACATCAGATGTTGCACAATTGATAGACAATCAAACTCAGGATGTGTCACAGCATAGTGAAATCCGGACTATTTTCTCAAAAGAAGCTCAGCATTTGGTCCAACAGCATAAATTGAGATCTGAATTATTTAACGGTCAAGCTTTTGTTTCCAGAAAAGATGTAGAAAAAAACCTGGGCCTCAGCCCCACTGTACCTGTTAAAATTCAGAAAGAACTTCCTAAAGCCCTGAATGTTGATCTGTCCAGAGTAGAACTGAAAAAAGTCACGGCCAGTAAACGTACTGAAATCAACTGGTTATCATCAGTACAGTCAGCCAACTTAAATAGTGTTCTGTACATCACTGTAGAGACAGAAGGAATATTTGATTTCACCAAAAATTCGCTCCTGTATCTGAAGGAATCTCTCTTACCCTTGATTTCGTATGAGAGTTCCCGTTTATTATTAAAATACCGTGAACTCAATGCTTTTTTTGTAGACGATCAGATTGCCTATTACAAAGAGATTCATTTAGGTATTGCGGTGGATCTGGAAGATGGATTAAAAGTTTTAACTATACCTCATGCTGATCAAAAAAACTTGCTTGCCCTGGAAGAAGAAATTTTTAATCAGGTCAATAAGTACATAGATCAAAAATTGGAGGCGACTGATATTACAGGTAGCACATTTACCATTACAGACTTGTCTGCTGATGGTGTTTCATTTTTTTCACCACTCATAAATAAAGATCAGTCTGCCATTCTGGGCATTGCTTCGATCGATACAAAATTAAATCAGTGTGTATTATCGCTGGTTTTTGATCATCGCGTTACAACAGGGAAACAAGTCTCAAATTTTCTGAGTCAGTTGAAAACAAGATTGGAAAGTTATCGATATACGCCAAACAACGATTTGATTCAAAACCAGACGCCCCCCATTCCGCTTCATCAGATTCAGTGTTGTCGCTGTATGAAAGGTCTTGAAGAAGACGCAGCTATGGATGGTCCTGGCATGATCAAACTTTTTGATCACCAAGGAAAAGAAAAATTTATTTGCTGGGTCTGCCTGAACGGAAGTAATTTATAA
- a CDS encoding class I SAM-dependent methyltransferase: MADNPEFKYFSNKDLDRINENYMKPVFDEIISKYDSHLNHVLDYGCGNGVFGSYFKEHTSCSLTGIDASTYALEQAIKSGYDQVIQLGDFCSQNVPLHDNSIDFVLCKDVLEHLLDPLFVLNEIHRVLKINGLLLLHIPNHFPWVYRLKFLFTNDLDTQKYFPDATDWDFPHIRFFRLASLVNKLEERGFKILENYSDFFTLYLPKTGRIPGLTHLQKYLAAKTPDHFAAGFTLLCQKSC, translated from the coding sequence ATGGCTGACAATCCAGAATTTAAATACTTTTCCAATAAAGATCTGGATCGTATCAATGAAAATTATATGAAGCCAGTCTTTGATGAAATCATATCCAAATATGATTCCCATCTGAACCATGTTTTGGATTATGGTTGTGGCAATGGCGTCTTTGGCAGTTATTTTAAGGAACACACATCCTGTTCACTCACAGGCATTGATGCAAGTACCTATGCTTTGGAACAAGCCATAAAATCAGGTTATGATCAGGTCATTCAGTTAGGTGATTTTTGCTCCCAGAATGTACCTCTCCATGATAACAGTATTGATTTTGTTTTATGTAAAGATGTGCTGGAGCATTTGTTGGACCCGTTGTTTGTTTTGAATGAAATTCATCGAGTGTTGAAGATAAATGGACTGTTATTACTTCATATTCCCAATCACTTTCCCTGGGTTTATCGGTTGAAATTTCTGTTTACCAATGATCTGGATACTCAAAAGTATTTCCCTGACGCAACAGATTGGGATTTTCCCCACATTCGTTTCTTCAGGTTGGCTTCATTGGTCAATAAGCTTGAGGAACGGGGTTTCAAAATTCTTGAAAACTACTCTGATTTTTTTACCCTCTACCTTCCTAAAACAGGAAGAATACCAGGATTAACCCATCTTCAAAAATATCTTGCGGCTAAAACTCCGGATCATTTTGCCGCAGGATTCACGTTATTGTGCCAAAAGTCCTGCTAA
- a CDS encoding acyltransferase — protein MISNLLPDFLCFAKIRPFFLWLAGAKIKSIRKTFIRQGFFVEYASNLILGEYSLINRNVYFCGNGIIQIGDFVRIAMNVQIINISHEGEIWERDVVQPVIIKDGCHLSAGSIILPGTVLEKNVFVGAGAVVSGNTRPGGIYIGNPARLVGFRKDLNNASTVSDAGVTNG, from the coding sequence ATGATTTCCAATCTGCTTCCTGACTTTCTATGTTTTGCCAAAATACGCCCATTTTTCTTGTGGTTGGCAGGAGCAAAAATAAAAAGTATCCGAAAAACTTTTATCCGTCAGGGGTTTTTTGTGGAATATGCATCCAACTTGATCCTTGGGGAATATAGCCTTATCAATCGCAATGTCTATTTTTGTGGTAATGGAATAATCCAGATTGGTGACTTCGTTCGGATCGCCATGAATGTCCAGATTATTAACATTTCACATGAAGGTGAAATTTGGGAGCGTGATGTGGTTCAGCCTGTCATTATTAAAGATGGATGCCATCTTTCAGCGGGTTCAATCATATTACCCGGTACGGTATTGGAAAAAAATGTTTTTGTTGGCGCAGGAGCGGTGGTTTCAGGAAATACCCGTCCTGGGGGAATTTACATAGGCAATCCCGCACGTCTGGTTGGTTTTCGTAAGGATTTGAATAATGCTTCCACAGTGTCCGATGCAGGAGTGACTAATGGCTGA